One genomic segment of Ricinus communis isolate WT05 ecotype wild-type chromosome 5, ASM1957865v1, whole genome shotgun sequence includes these proteins:
- the LOC8279861 gene encoding acid beta-fructofuranosidase, whose protein sequence is MADPNPFLPISQPLDPLPDGGSPPTAHRRQSKKMLFVVFSGLFLVFLFAAIIDNNKGFKNNIHDDNVIPLTMSQETVKPEILRPVSRGVSAGISEKVNLISSSPQTPEYPWNNSMLSWQRSAFHFQPEKNWMNDPNGPLFYNGWYHFFYQYNPNAAVWGDIVWGHAVSKDLIHWLHLPLAMVADEWYDQNGVWTGSATILPDGKIVMLYTGSTNESVQVQNLAYPEDHDDPLLLKWVKYSGNPVLVPPPGIKSLDFRDPTTAWFTSEGKWRITIGSKVGRTGIALIYDTEDFINYELQQHELHGVSGTGMWECVDFYPVSKSSANGLDTSANGPQVKHVLKTSLDDDRHDYYALGNYNEKNGTWYPDNPEIDTGIGIRYDYGIFYASKTFYDQNKGRRLLWGWIGESDSEAADVKKGWASLQSIPRTVLLDTKTGSNLLQWPVEEVESLRLRSNEFEKLEVKPGSVVPLHIDAATQLDIVAEFELDKKVLANAAESNEEFSCKTSRGAAHRNALGPFGLLVLADESLAEQTPVYFYVAKGKNGTLKTFFCTDQKRSSAANDVNKQIYGNFVPVLEGEKFSVRILVDHSIIESFAQGGRTCITSRVYPTRAIYGAAKLFLFNNALEANVTASLKIWQMNSAFIRPYPNIR, encoded by the exons ATGGCGGACCCTAATCCATTCCTCCCAATTTCTCAACCACTAGACCCTCTCCCTGATGGCGGATCTCCGCCCACCGCCCACCGCCGTCAGTCCAAGAAAATGCTCTTCGTGGTCTTTTCCGGGTTGTTCTTGGTTTTCTTGTTTGCAGCTATAATTGACAATAACAAAGGATTTAAGAATAATATCCATGATGATAATGTAATTCCATTAACTATGTCTCAAGAAACTGTAAAACCGGAGATACTGAGACCCGTGTCACGTGGTGTGTCGGCCGGTATATCGGAGAAAGTGAACTTGATTTCTAGCAGTCCGCAAACGCCAGAGTATCCATGGAATAATAGTATGTTATCATGGCAAAGAAGTGCTTTCCATTTCCAACCCGAAAAGAACTGGATGAACG ATCCTAATG GCCCATTATTTTACAACGGCTGGTATCATTTCTTCTATCAGTACAATCCAAATGCTGCGGTGTGGGGGGACATAGTCTGGGGCCATGCTGTATCGAAGGACTTAATCCACTGGCTTCACCTTCCATTAGCAATGGTTGCTGATGAATGGTATGACCAAAATGGTGTCTGGACGGGGTCTGCTACTATCCTTCCAGACGGTAAAATTGTTATGTTATACACTGGGTCTACCAATGAGTCAGTTCAAGTGCAGAATCTTGCATATCCTGAAGACCACGATGATCCTCTCCTCCTAAAATGGGTCAAGTACTCTGGCAACCCAGTTCTAGTCCCGCCACCAGGCATCAAAAGCTTGGACTTTCGTGATCCCACAACTGCTTGGTTCACTTCTGAAGGGAAATGGAGGATTACTATAGGATCTAAAGTTGGTAGGACTGGCATAGCTCTTATATATGACACTGAAGATTtcataaattatgaattgcAACAGCATGAACTTCACGGCGTCAGTGGCACTGGCATGTGGGAGTGTGTGGACTTTTATCCTGTATCGAAAAGTAGTGCCAATGGATTGGACACATCTGCTAATGGTCCTCAAGTGAAGCATGTACTTAagacaagtcttgatgatgacAGACATGATTATTATGCACTTGGAAATTACAATGAAAAGAACGGTACATGGTATCCTGATAATCCCGAGATTGATACTGGTATTGGGATTAGGTATGACTATGGTATATTCTATGCGTCCAAGACATTCTATGATCAGAACAAGGGGAGACGACTGTTGTGGGGTTGGATTGGTGAGTCCGATAGTGAAGCTGCTGATGTCAAGAAAGGATGGGCATCTCTTCAG AGCATTCCAAGGACGGTTTTGTTGGACACAAAGACTGGCAGCAATCTGCTTCAGTGGCCAGTGGAAGAGGTAGAGAGTTTGAGATTAAGAAGCAATGAATTCGAGAAGCTTGAGGTCAAGCCAGGTTCAGTTGTGCCCCTCCATATTGATGCAGCCACAcag CTAGATATAGTTGCGGAGTTCGAGCTAGACAAGAAGGTTTTGGCGAATGCAGCTGAATCAAACGAAGAATTTAGCTGCAAGACGAGTCGTGGAGCTGCTCACCGCAATGCATTAGGACCATTCGGTCTTCTGGTTCTTGCAGATGAAAGCCTAGCTGAACAGACTCCTGTGTACTTCTATGttgcaaaaggaaaaaatggcACTCTAAAAACTTTCTTCTGCACAGACCAGAAAAG GTCCTCTGCAGCAAATGATGTTAACAAACAAATTTATGGAAACTTTGTCCCAGTCCTAGAGGGTGAAAAGTTCTCTGTGAGAATATTG GTGGATCATTCGATAATCGAAAGCTTTGCTCAGGGTGGTCGGACATGCATAACCTCCAGGGTTTATCCAACAAGAGCAATCTACGGAGCCGCCAAGCTGTTCTTGTTCAACAATGCTCTTGAGGCCAATGTTACAGCTTCACTAAAGATATGGCAAATGAATTCTGCATTCATTCGCCCCTATCCCAATATTCGGTAG
- the LOC8279860 gene encoding monocopper oxidase-like protein SKU5 — protein sequence MALCKFFALFLLIHICLLLSLCSAEDPFVSYNFEVSYIEASPLGVPQQVIAINGKFPGPTINVTTNNNVVINVRNKLDENLLMHWSGIQQRRSSWQDGLPGTNCPIPPKWNWTYQFQVKDQIGSFFYFPSLHMQRASGGYGGFIINNRAVISIPFDTPHGDIVILIGDWYKRNHTALRKALDAGKDLGMPDGVLINGKGPYQYNTTLVPDSIDYETIEVQPGKTYRLRVHNVGTSTSLNFRIQNHNLLLAESEGSYTVQQNYTSLDIHVGQSFSFLVTMDQNASSDYYIVASARFVNESQWRRVTGVAVLHYTNSKGKAKGPLPDAPNDEFDKTFSMNQARSIRWNVSASGARPNPQGSFRYGSINVTEVYLLKNKPPVTINGKKRTTLSGISFVNPSTPIRLADQFKVKGVYKLDFPTKPLTGPPKMETSVINGTYRGFMEVILQNNDTKMQSYHMSGYAFFVVGMDYGEWSENSRGTYNKWDGIARSTVQVYPGAWAAILVSLDNVGVWNLRTENLDSWYLGQETYVRVVNPEATNKTELPLPENALYCGALSKLQKPQDISSFAVSIKGDRSKLLFALLMIASAVMSIFS from the exons atgGCTTTGTGCAAGTTCTTTGCTTTGTTTCTCCTTATCCACATTTGCTTGCTTCTTAGTTTGTGTTCAGCTGAAGATCCTTTTGTTTCCTACAATTTTGAGGTCTCTTATATAGAAGCTTCTCCTCTTGGTGTGCCCCAACAG GTTATTGCTATAAATGGCAAGTTTCCTGGTCCTACTATAAATGTGACCACTAACAACAATGTCGTTATCAATGTTAGAAACAAATTGGACGAGAATCTTCTCATGCATTG GTCTGGAATTCAACAAAGGAGAAGTTCATGGCAAGATGGACTTCCTGGCACTAACTGTCCAATTCCTCCAAAGTGGAACTGGACTTACCAGTTTCAGGTTAAGGATCAGATTGGCAGCTTCTTTTACTTCCCTTCTCTTCATATGCAGAGAGCTTCAGGTGGATATGGTGGCTTTATTATAAACAACCGAGCTGTTATTTCAATTCCTTTTGATACACCGCATGGGGACATTGTCATTTTGATTGGTGATTGGTACAAAAGGAACCACACG GCTTTGAGGAAGGCCCTTGATGCAGGGAAAGATCTTGGGATGCCAGATGGAGTTCTTATTAATGGCAAAGGCCCTTACCAATATAACACTACACTTGTTCCTGACAGCATTGACTATGAAACTATTGAAGTCCAACCAG GGAAGACCTATCGCCTTCGCGTACACAATGTTGGAACATCAACTAGTTTGAATTTCAGGATCCAAAACCATAACTTGCTTTTAGCAGAGTCAGAGGGATCATATACAGTGCAGCAAAATTATACTAGCTTAGATATTCATGTAGGACAGTCCTTTTCATTCTTGGTAACAATGGATCAGAATGCAAGTTCTGATTACTACATTGTAGCTAGTGCCAGGTTTGTGAATGAATCTCAGTGGAGAAGGGTTACGGGGGTTGCTGTCTTGCACTATACAAATTCCAAAGGAAAGGCAAAGGGCCCTCTTCCGGATGCACCAAATGATGAGTTTGATAAAACCTTTTCAATGAACCAGGCACGATCTATCAG ATGGAATGTGTCTGCAAGTGGTGCACGCCCTAACCCTCAAGGTTCATTTAGATATGGCTCAATCAATGTGACTGAAGTGTATTTGTTGAAAAATAAGCCACCAGTGACGATTAATGGGAAAAAAAGGACCACTCTGAGTGGGATATCATTTGTCAATCCTTCCACTCCAATTAGGCTTGCAGATCAATTTAAAGTAAAGGGAGTATATAAGCTTGATTTTCCTACTAAGCCACTCACAGGACCACCTAAAATGGAAACTTCAGTAATTAATGGAACATACAGAGGATTTATGGAAGTCATCCTACAGAACAATGATACAAAGATGCAAAGCTATCACATGAGTGGATATGCATTTTTTGTTGTAGG AATGGATTATGGCGAATGGTCAGAAAACAGCCGGGGCACATATAACAAATGGGATGGCATTGCACGCTCCACAGTACAG GTTTATCCTGGAGCGTGGGCAGCTATTTTGGTATCTCTTGACAATGTTGGAGTCTGGAACCTCAGAACAGAAAACCTGGACTCGTGGTATCTTGGACAAGAAACATATGTCAGAGTTGTGAATCCAGAGGCAACCAATAAAACAGAGTTGCCCCTACCAGAAAATGCCCTCTACTGTGGTGCTCTCAGCAAATTGCAGAA GCCACAAGATATCTCTTCTTTTGCCGTATCGATCAAGGGTGATAGATCGAAGCTACTCTTCGCTTTGCTGATGATTGCCTCTGCAGTGATGTCCATTTTCAGCTGA